One Astatotilapia calliptera chromosome 1, fAstCal1.2, whole genome shotgun sequence DNA segment encodes these proteins:
- the lrrc4cb gene encoding leucine-rich repeat-containing protein 4C, with product MLNTMISSLQRQTMRGRRLKGALSNPLFVLLLALQILVVAGLVRAQTCPSVCSCSNQFSKVICTRRSLRDVPDGISTNTRYLNLQDNLIQVIKVDSFKHLRHLEILQLSKNHIRSIEIGAFNGLASLNTLELFDNRLTTIPNGAFEYLSKLKELWLRNNPIESIPSYAFNRVPSLRRLDLGELKRLSYISDGAFKDLSNLRYLNLGMCNLKEIPNILPLVRLEELEMSGNQLSVIKPSSFTGLVNLQKLWMMHAQIQTIERNSFDDLQSLVELNLAHNNLTFLPHDLFTPLHRLERVHLHHNPWNCNCDILWLSWWLKETVPANTSCCARCHTPSALKGRYIGELDHSYFQCDVPVIVEPPSDLNVTEGMGAELKCRTSSVTSISWLTPNGSLVTHGAYKVRLSVLNDGTLNFTSVTMQDTGTYTCMVSNTAGNISASAVLNVTSLDSSGVTYFTTVTVETTDMMGEDSQTPLPPFGWVSSSTTKGTPVSTRTTERTYTIPVLDPEGEGSLDEVMKTTKIIIGCFVAITLMAAVLLVIFYKMRKQHNQQDPDGPASSMEVITVEEELAGVAAMERHLSLPPLEHYNHYNTYKSSYHHPPMLSTIHSSATQEPLLIQACSKDNVQETQI from the coding sequence CTTTTGGCCCTTCAGATCCTGGTGGTGGCTGGGCTGGTTCGTGCTCAGACCTGTCCTTCCGTCTGCTCATGCAGTAACCAGTTCAGCAAAGTCATATGCACGCGCCGCAGTCTAAGGGATGTTCCAGATGGCATTTCTACCAACACTCGCTACCTGAACCTCCAGGATAACCTCATTCAGGTAATCAAGGTGGACAGTTTTAAACATCTGCGCCATCTGGAGATCCTACAACTGAGCAAGAACCACATCCGCAGCATTGAAATTGGCGCCTTCAATGGGCTGGCCAGCCTCAACACCTTGGAGCTCTTTGATAATCGGCTCACGACAATCCCCAATGGAGCATTCGAGTACTTGTCCAAGCTGAAAGAATTGTGGCTAAGAAACAACCCCATCGAAAGTATACCATCTTATGCCTTCAACCGGGTCCCCTCGCTTCGAAGGCTGGATCTAGGTGAGCTCAAACGTCTCTCCTATATTTCTGACGGGGCTTTCAAGGACTTGAGCAATCTCCGCTACCTGAACCTGGGAATGTGCAATCTCAAAGAGATCCCCAATATCTTACCTTTGGTAAGGCTTGAAGAGCTAGAAATGTCAGGTAACCAGCTTTCTGTTATAAAGCCCAGTTCATTTACAGGGCTAGTGAACCTCCAGAAGCTGTGGATGATGCATGCCCAGATTCAAACTATTGAGAGGAATTCCTTTGACGATCTTCAGTCACTGGTAGAGCTCAACCTGGCTCATAACAATCTTACATTTCTACCCCATGACCTCTTCACACCGTTACATCGCTTAGAGCGGGTCCACCTCCATCACAATCCTTGGAATTGCAACTGTGATATTCTGTGGCTCAGCTGGTGGCTGAAGGAAACTGTACCAGCCAATACCAGCTGCTGTGCACGTTGCCATACTCCCTCAGCGTTGAAAGGTCGCTACATTGGAGAACTGGACCACAGCTACTTTCAGTGTGATGTCCCTGTTATTGTGGAGCCACCCAGTGACTTGAATGTGACCGAAGGCATGGGTGCAGAGCTTAAATGTCGTACAAGCTCGGTGACCTCCATCAGCTGGCTCACACCAAACGGCTCACTGGTGACTCACGGGGCCTACAAAGTGCGTTTGTCTGTCCTCAATGATGGGACGCTGAACTTTACTAGCGTCACAATGCAGGACACTGGGACTTACACCTGTATGGTTAGCAACACAGCAGGCAACATTTCTGCCTCCGCTGTGCTTAATGTCACTTCTTTGGACAGCAGTGGGGTGACCTATTTTACCACAGTCACAGTTGAGACCACTGACATGATGGGGGAGGATAGCCAAACACCACTTCCCCCATTTGGCTGGGTGTCTTCCTCAACAACAAAAGGTACTCCTGTTTCCACAAGGACCACAGAGCGGACTTACACCATTCCAGTTCTTGATCCGGAGGGAGAGGGATCCCTGGATGAGGTGATGAAAACCACTAAGATTATCATTGGCTGCTTCGTGGCCATCACACTCATGGCTGCTGTTCTGCTGGTTATTTTCTACAAGATGAGGAAGCAACACAACCAGCAGGATCCCGATGGCCCTGCCTCCTCCATGGAGGTCATTACCGTTGAAGAAGAGCTGGCAGGTGTTGCTGCCATGGAGAGACACCTATCGCTGCCCCCTCTGGAGCACTACAACCACTACAACACCTACAAGAGCTCTTATCACCATCCTCCTATGCTCAGTACCATACACAGCTCAGCCACACAGGAACCTTTACTGATTCAAGCTTGCTCAAAAGACAATGTACAAGAGACCCAAATCTGA